Sequence from the Angustibacter luteus genome:
GCGTCGTCGGGTGGCCATCCCCCGATGCTCGCACCCGCCGCCGACGACCGGAACGGTCCCGGCAGGATGGGGCCCATGACGGCGCGCTTCGACGAGGTCACCGCGGTGACCCGCACCTCCCGCGAGCCCGACGGCGAGCCTGACGGGGAGCCCGGTCGGCTGGAGGCGACGATCGACCCGCAGTGGTCCATCGCCGGCCGGACGAACGGCGGGTACGTGCTGGCACTGATGGGACGGGCGGCGGTGCTCGGGGTGGCCGCCGAGCGCGAGGCCGCCGGGCGGCCGCCGCTACCGCATCCGATCGCCGCGAGCGCGACGTACCTGTCCCCCGTCCCGGTCGGCCGCGTGCTGCTGGACGTCACGGTGCTCCGGGCCGGCCGCACGCAGTCGGCGACCCGGGTCACGCTGCGGACGCCGGACGGCGAGCTGCGGGCCGAGGCGCTGGTGACCTGCGCCGAGCTGGCCACCGACTCCGAGCCGGTGCACGACGGCGTGCTGCCCGCCACCTTGCCGCCCATCGAGGGGTGCTTCCGGCTGCCCGTCGAGGGCCCGGGCTTCCAGGTGCCGATCATGGAGGTGCTGGACGAACGGCTGGACCCGGCCTGCCTGGGATGGGCGCAGGGCAAGCCGTCCGGGGTGGGCGAGCTGCGCGGCTACCTCAGCTTCGCGGACGGTCGCGCGATGGACCCGCTCGGCCTGCTGCTGGCGGTCGACTCGCTGCCGCCCGCCACGTTCGACGTCGGCCTGACCGGCTGGGTGCCGACGATGCAGCTGTCTGCCTGGGTGCGCGCCGTGCCCGCGCCCGGGCCGGTCGTCGTCCGCCAGCACGCCCGGTTGATCGAGGGGTCGCTGTTCGACGAGACCTGCGACATCTGGGACTCGCGCGGCCGGCTGGTCGCCACCGGGCACCAGCTGGCCGGGATCCGGGTGCCGCGGGCCTGAGCGTCCGCCCAGCGAAACGGTTGGCGCGGGCGGGAACACCTGCGAGAGCCTGGATCTTGCACCTGGTGGACGACGTCGTCCGACCGCTTGGAAACCCCTGCCCGTCCCCGCCCCGTTGAGGGCCGCCCCGCCATGTCCTTGTTCGAGGAGCTCTCGCCGTGACGACCGCCTGCCCACCCGACACCACGACCGCACCCGCGGTCGCCGCGCCGACCTCCCGCGTCGGCCGGCTCGGGGTGCCGATCGGGCTCGTCGTGGTGCTCGGCGCCCTGCAGGGCATCGGCCCGCTCTCGCTGGACACCTACCTCCCCGCGCTGCCCGACATCGCGCACGACCTGTCCGCCTCGACGTCGGCGACGCAGCTCACGCTGACCGCGACGCTGGCCGGGCTGGCCGTGGGACAGCTGTTCTTCGGGCCGATGAGCGACCGGCTCGGACGTCGTCGTCCGCTCATCGTGGGTCTCGCGGTCTACGTGGTGGCGTCGCTGCTGTGCGCGGTCGCGCCGAACATCGGCCTGCTGATCGCCGGCCGCACGCTGCAGGGCTTCACGGCCGCGGCCGGGATGGTCAGCGCGATGGCGATCGCCCGGGACGTCTCGAACGGCGCCGCGATGGCCCGACTGTTCGCGGCGCTGATGCTGGTGACCGGGGCGGCGCCGGTCATCGCTCCCGTGCTCGGTGGCCAGCTGCTGCTGGTCACGTCCTGGCGCGGCATCTTCGGGCTGCTGGCCGTGGCGGGCGTGCTGCTGCTGCTCACCGCGACGTTCCGGGTGCCTGAGACGCTGCCGGTCGAGCGGCGCCGGGTGGGCGGCTTCGGCGAGACCGTGTCCACGTTCCGCCGGTTGGTGCGCGACCCGGGGTTCCGGACCCCGCTGCTGGCGATGGTGCTGTCCTGCGCGGGTCTGTTCGGTTACCTGGCCGGCTCGCCGTTCCTGCTGCAGGACGTGCACGGGCTCTCGGCGCAGGCCTACAGCGCGCTGTTCGCGGTCAACACCATCGGCCTGACCGGGCTCAGCCAGCTCAGCGGACGGATCGTGCACCGCACGGGTCCGCGGGTGCTGCTGCTGGCCGGGACGTCGATCTGTGCCGTCGGCGGCCTGGGGCTGCTGGCCGCCACCCTGGCCGGTGCCGGGCTGCTGGCCATCGTGCCCGCGCTCTTCCTCGTGGTCTCGGGGATGGGCTTCGTCTTCCCCAACGCCACCGCGCTCGCCCTCGCCGACCACGGCGACACGGCGGGTTCGGCGTCCGCGCTGCTCGGGACCGGTCAGTTCCTGGCCGGCGCGGTGGCCGCGCCGCTGGTCGGGCTCGGCCCGGACGCCTCGCTCACGATGGCCGTGGTGATCGCCGTCGTGACCGTGGCTTCCGTCGGCGCCGCGCTGTCCGGCAGCCGGCGCCGCGAGCTCGCGCTGGCCTGAAGGGCTGGCACGGGTTCTCGTCGCGGGTTCTAGTCGCGGGTCCAGCCGGGCCCGGTGGGGACGGGCGAGCCCACCTTGGTCGCCTCGGCGGCGCCGCGGGCCGCGGTGTCGGCACCCTCGTTCAGGACGTGGCCGACGTGCGCCTTGGTCCAGACCAGCTCGGTGGCGCTGCGGGTGGCCAGCAGCTCGACGACCGGCTTGATCAGGTCGACGTTCTTCACGTCCTGGCGGTCCTTGGTCTTCCAGCCGTTGCGCGCCCAGCCGCGGCACCAGGTGGTCGTGCACTGCAGCGCGTACTGGCTGTCCAGGAAGATCGTGACCCGGTCGTCCGGCCGGTGCGCGGTGGCCCGCAAGAACCGCAGCAGGGCCATCAGCTCCATCCGGTTGTTCGTGTCCACCCCGCCCTCGGGTGACCCGGCCGCCCAGCAGTCCGGCCCCAGGTACCAGCCCCAGCCGGCGAACCCGGGGTTCGACCCGACGGCCGAGCCGTCCACCGCGACCTCGTACTGCTGGACGTCGGTGGCGGGCTCGCGCTGCTGGATCGGCTGGGGGGCAGGCTCGAGAGGGGCCTCGACGGTTGGCTCGAGGTCGAACAGCGAGAACTGCTCGGGCATCCGGGTCAGTTCTCGAAGACGGCGGGCAGGGTGGCCTCGTGCGCGGTCTGCAGCTCGTCCAGCGGCAGCACGAACTGACCCTGGACGTCGAGGGCCTGGCTCTCGTCGTCCACCACCCCGATACGCAGGTGCGCGACGCCGCGGGCGGTGCACATGTCGGTGAACCGCACCTCCTCCGAACGCGGCACGGACACGATCACCCGCGCCGTGGACTCGCTGAACAGCGCCACGAACGGGTCGATGCCGTCGCGCTCGCACAGCTCGTCCAGCCAGACCCGGGCACCGACGCCGTACCGCAGGCAGCCCTCGGCCAGCGCGATCGCCAGGCCGCCGTCGGACAGGTCGTGCGCGGCGTCCACCATGCCGTCCCGCGAGGCGGCGACCAGGATCTCGCCGAGCACCTGCTCGGCGGCCAGGTCGACGGTCGGCGGCAGCCCACCGAGGTGGCCGTGCACGACGTCCGCCCAGGACGACCCCCCGAACTCGTCGCGGGTGGACCCGACCAGGTAGATGACCTGGCCCGGCTCGCGCCAGCCGGACGGCGTCCGCCGCGCGACGTCGTCCAGCACCCCGAGGACGCCCACGACCGGGGTCGGGTGGATCGCGACGTCCCCGGTCTGGTTGTAGAGGCTGACGTTGCCGCCGGTGACCGGGACGCCGAGCTCCTGGCAGCCGTCGGCCAGGCCGGTGACGGCCTGGGCGAACTGCCACATCACGCCCGGGTCCTCTGGTGAGCCGAAGTTCAGGCAGTCGGTGACGGCCAGCGGGACGGCGCCAGAGGTCGCCACGTTGCGGTAGGCCTCGGCCAGCGCCAGCTGGGCCCCCGAGTACGGGTCGAGCGCGGCGAAGCGGGCGTTGCAGTCGGTCGAGATCGCGACGCCGAGACCGGACTCCTCGTCCACCCGGACCACGCCCGCGTCGTCCGGCATCGCCAGGGCGGTGTTGCCCATGACGTACCGGTCGTACTGGTCGGTGACCCAGGCGCGGCTGCTGAGGTTCGGTGAGGACGCCAGCTGCAGCAGGGTCGCGCGCAGCTCGTCCCCGGACGCCGGGCGGGCCAGCCGCTCGGGGGTCGGGACGTCGGCCTGCAGGGCGTCCAGGGTCGCCGGCCGCGCGTACGGGCGCTCGTAGACCGGTCCGTCGTGCGCCACCGTGCGCGGCGGCACGTCGACGACGGTCTCCCCGTGCCAGTCGATGACCAGCCGGCCCGTCGTGGTCACCTCGCCGACCACGGTGGCCTCGACGTCCCAGCGGTTCGTGATGGCCATGAACTCGTCCAGGTGGGCGGGCGTGACGACCGCCATCATCCGCTCCTGCGACTCGCTCATCAGGATCTCTTCGGGCGCCAACGTGTTGTCCCGCAACGGGACCCGGTCCAGCCAGACCTGCATGCCGCCGTCACCGTTGCTGGCCAGCTCGCTGGTCGCGCAGGACAGCCCGGCACCGCCGAGGTCCTGGATGCCCTCGACCACGCGGGCCGCGAACAGGTCCAGGCAGCACTCGATGAGCACCTTCTCGGCGAACGGGTCGCCGACCTGCACAGCCGGGCGCTTGCTGGGCCCGGTGGAGTCGAACGTCTCGGAGGCCAGCACCGAGACCCCGCCGATGCCGTCGCCGCCGGTCTTGGCGCCGAACAGGATGACCAGGTTGCCCGCGCCGGAGGCGTTCGCGAGGTGGATGTCCTCGTGCCGCATCGACCCGACGCACAGGGCGTTGACCAGCGGGTTGCCCTGGTAGCAGGGGTCGAAGACGACCTCGCCGCCGATGTTCGGCAGCCCCAGGCAGTTGCCGTAACCCCCCACTCCCGCAACGATTCCGGGGACGACGCGGTGGGTGTCCGGGTGGTCGATCGCGCCGAACCGCAACGGGTCCATCACCGCGATCGGGCGCGCGCCCATGCTCATGATGTCGCGCACGATGCCGCCGACCCCGGTCGCCGCGCCCTGGTACGGCTCGACGTACGAGGGGTGGTTGTGGCTCTCCACCTTGAACGTGACGGCCCAGCCGTCGCCGATGTCGACGACGCCGGCGTTCTCGCCGATGCCGACCATCAGCTTCTCGCGCATGGCATCCGTGGTCTTGTCGCCGAACTGGCGCAGGTGCACCTTGCTCGACTTGTAGGAGCAGTGCTCGCTCCACATGACGCTGTACATCGCCAGCTCGGACGACGTCGGACGGCGGTCCAGGATCTCCCGGATCCGCTGGTACTCATCGGGTTTGAGACCGAGCTCGGCCCAGGGCTGCTCGACGTCCGGGCTGGTCAGCGCCGCCGTCACCGTGTCGACGCTCACGCGCGCACCAGCCCCTCCAACGTCGCCACGGCAGAGGTGAAGAAGCCCAGACCGTCCAGCCCGGCGGTGCCGCTGCGCGGGTCGGGGCCGTAGCCGGGCTCCGTCGCGTGCTCGGGGTGCGGCATCAGGCCGACGACGTTGCCGGCGGCGTTGGAGATGCCCGCGATCGCCCGGTAGGAGCCGTTCGGGTTGTCGCCCAGGTAGCGGGCGACCACGCGGCCCTCCCCCTCGAGCTCGTCGAGGGTGCGGTCGTCGGCGACGAACCCCCCCTCACCGTTCTTCAGCGGGACGACGATCTGCTGGCCGCGCTGGTAGGCGCTCGTCCAGGCCGTGTCGACCCGCTCGATGGCCAGCGCCTGGTCGCGGCACACGAACTTGCGGTGGTCGTTGCGGACCAGCGCGCCGGGCAGCAGGTGCGCCTCGCAGAGCACCTGGAAGCCGTTGCAGATGCCGAGCACGGGCAGCCCGCCGCGGGCGGCGTCCACCAGGGGCTCCATCACCGGGGCGAACCGGGCGATCGCGCCGCAGCGCAGGTAGTCGCCGTAGCTGAAGCCACCCGGGATGACGATCGCGTCGACACCGTGCAGGTCCGCGTCGCCGTGCCACAGCGAGACCGATTCGGCGCCGGCCAGCCGGGCCGCCCGGGCGGCGTCCTTGTCGTCGAGGGAGCCAGGGAAGGTGACGACCCCGATCCGCATCAGGCCACCGCGCCCGAGGCGTCCGGGTCGTCGTCGTGGTGGTCGGCCGAGTGGTGCTCGTCGGCGGCCGCCACCCGGACGACGTCCTCGATCACCGGGTTCGACAGCAGCGTGGCGGCGGCCTCGCGGGCGGCGGCGAGCACCTCGGGGGTGACCTCGCCGTCCACCTCGAGCTCGAACCGCTTGCCCTGGCGGACGGATGTGAACCCCGTGAAGCCCAGCCGCGGCAGGGCGCCGGCGACGGCCTGGCCCTGCGGGTCGAGGATCTCGGGCTTGAGCATGACGTCGACGACGACGCGTCCCATGCAGGCGCTCCAGATGACGGCGGCCTTGCGGCCGGGCGAGCAGCGGTCCGCTCAGCGTACCGACCGCCGGGCCCTCCCCCCGCCACCGGGCCTCCGAGTGGCGCGGGGGCACCCAGCAACGAACCTCTTGGAGCAGGGGCACCCAGTGACGTGCCGCGAATGGAGCAGGGTGCCCCCGCGGCGAAGGCGGGCGGGCCGGGTCAGCGGAGGCGATCGGTGAGCAGGGCCTGCTCGGCGACGTTGCCGGTCGCGGCGAGCGCCAGCCGGTCGGCGGCCCGCGCCTCGTCGAGCCGGCCGAGGTCGCGCAGCAGCTGGGCGCGGGTGGCGTGCAGCAGGTGGAACCGGCGCAGCGGGCGGGCCAGTGCGTCCACCTCGGCGAGCGCCACGTCCGGCCCCTCGACCCTCGCCGTCGCGACCGCCCGGTTGAGCCGCACCACGGGGGACGGGTCGTGCCGCAGCAGCAGGTCGTACAGGGTGAGGATCTGCAACCAGTCGGTCTCGTCCCAGGTCTTGGCCTCGCAGTGGCAGGCGGCGATCGCCGCCTGCAGCTGGTAGCGCCCCGGACGACGCATCGCCGCCGCCCGCTCCAGCAGCTCGATCGCCGCGGCCACCTCGCCGTGGCGCCACAGCGACCGGTCCTGGTCGGCCAGCAGCACCAGGCGACCACCGTCGAACCGGGCGGCAGCCCGCGCCTGGTGCAGCCGGAGCAGCACGAGCAGGCCCAGGGCCTCGGGCTCGTCGGGCAGCGCGGTGGCGATCACGCCGGCGAGCCAGGTCGCGTCCTCGGCCAGGTCGCGGCGGGTCGGGTCGGGGCCGCCGGTGGCCAGGTACGCCTCGTTGTAGGCGGTGGCGACGACGGTGAGCACCACGTCCAGGCGCTCGGGCAGCTCACCGACCGAGGGCACCCGCAGCGGGATCGCCGCCGCACCGATCTTGCGCTTGGCCCGGCTGATCCGCTGCGCGACGGTGGCCTCGGGTTCGAAGGTGGCCCGGGCGATCTCAGCGGTCGTCAGGCCCAGGACGGCGCGCAGGGTCAGCACGAGGCGGGACGCCGGAGCCAGCGCCGGGTGGCAGCAGCCGAAGAGCAGTGCCAGCCGCTCGTCGTCCCCGGGCACGACCCCGTCCACCGGCTCCGCCTGCACCGCGCGCGACCCGGCCGCCCACTCCCCCAGGGACGGCAGCCGGGCCCGCAGCCGGGCGTCGCGGCGGAGCCGGTCCAGCGCGTTGCGACGGGCCGCGGTGTGCAGCCAGGCCGCCGGACGGTCCGGGATCCCGTCCCGCCGCCACGCGGTCAGCGCCTCCGCGACGGCGTCGGCCACCGCCTCCTCGGCGACGTCCAGGTCACCGAGGCTGCGGTGCAGCAGGCCGACCAGGCGCCCGGACTCGGCCCGGACGACGGTCTCCAGCGCCAGGTCGGCGCCGACGTCCGCCATGACCTACATGTCGCCCGAGTGGTCGACGATCGGCCGGACCTCCACGCTGATCCCGGGCAGCACCAGGTACGGCCAGGTCCGGGCGATGGCGATCGCGGCGTCCAGGTCCTCGACGTCCAGGATGGAGAACCCGCCGACGACCTCCTTGGCCTCGGAGAACGGTCCGTCCACGACGACCGGCTCCCCGCCGTCCCGGCCGGCCTTGACGGTGGTGGCGGTGGTGACGGGCTGGAGCTCGGCGCCGCCGTCCGCGAAGGACGGACCGTACTTGTCGAACCAGGTGTAGACCTCGCCGTAGATCGCCTCGAGGCGCTCGGCGGGGACGTCGGCGAGCTGGGCCGGCTCTGACGTGAACATGATGACGTACTTCATGGTTTCCTCCTCGGTCGAAGACTGACACCCCCATGACGAACAGGACCAGCCCTTCTCGACACCCGTCGCCAAGAACATCGCCCGCACGGCAGACTCGGCGGGGGCCCGACCCACCTGGCCCGTCCGGACAACGGAGGCGACATGACGTCCACGACCAGCTGGACCACCCCGGGGACCGCGCAGGCGGCGTCGCTCGACGGTCGGTCGTTCACCTTCTCGATGCCCTCGGACGCGGAGCTGATCAGCGGCGACCTCGTCGTGCTGGCCACCGTGGACGAGCGCCGACTGTGCGGTCAGCTGCACGACAAGCGGCTGGGCGCCCCGGGCGAGGCCGTCGGCACGGGTGCCGTGCTGGGCACGATCGAGGACGACGTCCTGCGGGGCGGGGTGATCGAGCCGTTCGCGAGCGCGACCATCTCCGGAGCGCCGGCCCCCCTGTGGGAAGCGGTGCAGCGCGGGGCGGGGGCGACCATGCCCGTCGGGTCGGCGCGGGCGGGCCACGCGTACCTGCGCCCGGCCGGCGTCAACCGGCACACGTTCCTCTGCGGCCAGAGCGGCTCGGGCAAGTCCTACGCGCTCGGCGTGCTGCTCGAGCAGATCATCCTGGACACCGAGCTGCCGCTGGTGATCCTCGATCCCAACGCGGACTTCGTCCGGCTCGGCGAGCCCACGGAGCAGGCCCCGCCGGAGGTGGTCGACCGGTTGGCCGACACCCGGTTCGACGTGCTCACGGCCCGCACCGATGCCGCCGCCACCGACCGCCTGTGCATCCGGTTCGACGAGCTCAGCACCCAGGCGAAGGCGGCCGTGCTGCGGCTGGACCCGCTGGCCGACCGGGAGGAGTACAACGCGCTGCTCGATGCGGCCGAGCAGCTGCACACCCGGCGCGGCACGGACGTCGTCGCGGACCTCCTGGCCTCCGCCGAGCCCGGCGCGATCCTGCTGGCCGAGCGGATGAAGAACCTCGGCGTGCTGACCTGGGAGGTCTGGGCCT
This genomic interval carries:
- a CDS encoding RNA polymerase sigma factor; its protein translation is MADVGADLALETVVRAESGRLVGLLHRSLGDLDVAEEAVADAVAEALTAWRRDGIPDRPAAWLHTAARRNALDRLRRDARLRARLPSLGEWAAGSRAVQAEPVDGVVPGDDERLALLFGCCHPALAPASRLVLTLRAVLGLTTAEIARATFEPEATVAQRISRAKRKIGAAAIPLRVPSVGELPERLDVVLTVVATAYNEAYLATGGPDPTRRDLAEDATWLAGVIATALPDEPEALGLLVLLRLHQARAAARFDGGRLVLLADQDRSLWRHGEVAAAIELLERAAAMRRPGRYQLQAAIAACHCEAKTWDETDWLQILTLYDLLLRHDPSPVVRLNRAVATARVEGPDVALAEVDALARPLRRFHLLHATRAQLLRDLGRLDEARAADRLALAATGNVAEQALLTDRLR
- the purL gene encoding phosphoribosylformylglycinamidine synthase subunit PurL, which codes for MSVDTVTAALTSPDVEQPWAELGLKPDEYQRIREILDRRPTSSELAMYSVMWSEHCSYKSSKVHLRQFGDKTTDAMREKLMVGIGENAGVVDIGDGWAVTFKVESHNHPSYVEPYQGAATGVGGIVRDIMSMGARPIAVMDPLRFGAIDHPDTHRVVPGIVAGVGGYGNCLGLPNIGGEVVFDPCYQGNPLVNALCVGSMRHEDIHLANASGAGNLVILFGAKTGGDGIGGVSVLASETFDSTGPSKRPAVQVGDPFAEKVLIECCLDLFAARVVEGIQDLGGAGLSCATSELASNGDGGMQVWLDRVPLRDNTLAPEEILMSESQERMMAVVTPAHLDEFMAITNRWDVEATVVGEVTTTGRLVIDWHGETVVDVPPRTVAHDGPVYERPYARPATLDALQADVPTPERLARPASGDELRATLLQLASSPNLSSRAWVTDQYDRYVMGNTALAMPDDAGVVRVDEESGLGVAISTDCNARFAALDPYSGAQLALAEAYRNVATSGAVPLAVTDCLNFGSPEDPGVMWQFAQAVTGLADGCQELGVPVTGGNVSLYNQTGDVAIHPTPVVGVLGVLDDVARRTPSGWREPGQVIYLVGSTRDEFGGSSWADVVHGHLGGLPPTVDLAAEQVLGEILVAASRDGMVDAAHDLSDGGLAIALAEGCLRYGVGARVWLDELCERDGIDPFVALFSESTARVIVSVPRSEEVRFTDMCTARGVAHLRIGVVDDESQALDVQGQFVLPLDELQTAHEATLPAVFEN
- the purS gene encoding phosphoribosylformylglycinamidine synthase subunit PurS, giving the protein MGRVVVDVMLKPEILDPQGQAVAGALPRLGFTGFTSVRQGKRFELEVDGEVTPEVLAAAREAAATLLSNPVIEDVVRVAAADEHHSADHHDDDPDASGAVA
- a CDS encoding ATP-binding protein, whose protein sequence is MTSTTSWTTPGTAQAASLDGRSFTFSMPSDAELISGDLVVLATVDERRLCGQLHDKRLGAPGEAVGTGAVLGTIEDDVLRGGVIEPFASATISGAPAPLWEAVQRGAGATMPVGSARAGHAYLRPAGVNRHTFLCGQSGSGKSYALGVLLEQIILDTELPLVILDPNADFVRLGEPTEQAPPEVVDRLADTRFDVLTARTDAAATDRLCIRFDELSTQAKAAVLRLDPLADREEYNALLDAAEQLHTRRGTDVVADLLASAEPGAILLAERMKNLGVLTWEVWAFEGTTLTDRLADQARVTVLDLGGFELAEERLVVALELLDNLWENRSSRQPTLIVIDEAHNVCPAEPVTQLERATSERLVQIANEGRKYGLWLLLCTQRPSRINPAVLSQCDNLALMRMNSRADLAQLQETFGFVPAEMLAAAPFFRQGECLMAGGFTPVPTFVQIGGRRTHQGGSDVPVPLRG
- the purQ gene encoding phosphoribosylformylglycinamidine synthase subunit PurQ → MRIGVVTFPGSLDDKDAARAARLAGAESVSLWHGDADLHGVDAIVIPGGFSYGDYLRCGAIARFAPVMEPLVDAARGGLPVLGICNGFQVLCEAHLLPGALVRNDHRKFVCRDQALAIERVDTAWTSAYQRGQQIVVPLKNGEGGFVADDRTLDELEGEGRVVARYLGDNPNGSYRAIAGISNAAGNVVGLMPHPEHATEPGYGPDPRSGTAGLDGLGFFTSAVATLEGLVRA
- a CDS encoding thioesterase family protein; this encodes MTARFDEVTAVTRTSREPDGEPDGEPGRLEATIDPQWSIAGRTNGGYVLALMGRAAVLGVAAEREAAGRPPLPHPIAASATYLSPVPVGRVLLDVTVLRAGRTQSATRVTLRTPDGELRAEALVTCAELATDSEPVHDGVLPATLPPIEGCFRLPVEGPGFQVPIMEVLDERLDPACLGWAQGKPSGVGELRGYLSFADGRAMDPLGLLLAVDSLPPATFDVGLTGWVPTMQLSAWVRAVPAPGPVVVRQHARLIEGSLFDETCDIWDSRGRLVATGHQLAGIRVPRA
- a CDS encoding multidrug effflux MFS transporter, with the protein product MTTACPPDTTTAPAVAAPTSRVGRLGVPIGLVVVLGALQGIGPLSLDTYLPALPDIAHDLSASTSATQLTLTATLAGLAVGQLFFGPMSDRLGRRRPLIVGLAVYVVASLLCAVAPNIGLLIAGRTLQGFTAAAGMVSAMAIARDVSNGAAMARLFAALMLVTGAAPVIAPVLGGQLLLVTSWRGIFGLLAVAGVLLLLTATFRVPETLPVERRRVGGFGETVSTFRRLVRDPGFRTPLLAMVLSCAGLFGYLAGSPFLLQDVHGLSAQAYSALFAVNTIGLTGLSQLSGRIVHRTGPRVLLLAGTSICAVGGLGLLAATLAGAGLLAIVPALFLVVSGMGFVFPNATALALADHGDTAGSASALLGTGQFLAGAVAAPLVGLGPDASLTMAVVIAVVTVASVGAALSGSRRRELALA
- a CDS encoding YciI family protein, producing the protein MKYVIMFTSEPAQLADVPAERLEAIYGEVYTWFDKYGPSFADGGAELQPVTTATTVKAGRDGGEPVVVDGPFSEAKEVVGGFSILDVEDLDAAIAIARTWPYLVLPGISVEVRPIVDHSGDM
- a CDS encoding ribonuclease H, translated to MPEQFSLFDLEPTVEAPLEPAPQPIQQREPATDVQQYEVAVDGSAVGSNPGFAGWGWYLGPDCWAAGSPEGGVDTNNRMELMALLRFLRATAHRPDDRVTIFLDSQYALQCTTTWCRGWARNGWKTKDRQDVKNVDLIKPVVELLATRSATELVWTKAHVGHVLNEGADTAARGAAEATKVGSPVPTGPGWTRD